Proteins encoded together in one Larus michahellis chromosome 4, bLarMic1.1, whole genome shotgun sequence window:
- the SIAH1 gene encoding E3 ubiquitin-protein ligase SIAH1 isoform X5, giving the protein MKSLIAVFSYMSRQTATALPTGTSKCTPSQRVPALTGTTASNNDLASLFECPVCFDYVLPPILQCQSGHLVCSNCRPKLTCCPTCRGPLGSIRNLAMEKVANSVLFPCKYASSGCEITLPHTEKADHEELCEFRPYSCPCPGASCKWQGSLDAVMPHLMHQHKSITTLQGEDIVFLATDINLPGAVDWVMMQSCFGFHFMLVLEKQEKYDGHQQFFAIVQLIGTRKQAENFAYRLELNGHRRRLTWEATPRSIHEGIATAIMNSDCLVFDTSIAQLFAENGNLGINVTISMC; this is encoded by the coding sequence ACATGAGCCGTCAGACTGCTACAGCACTACCTACAGGTACTTCCAAGTGTACGCCGTCGCAGAGGGTGCCTGCGCTGACGGGCACTACAGCTTCCAATAATGACTTGGCCAGTCTCTTTGAGTGTCCTGTCTGTTTTGACTATGTGCTGCCACCAATTCTTCAGTGTCAGAGTGGCCATCTTGTTTGTAGCAACTGTCGCCCCAAACTTACGTGCTGTCCAACTTGCCGAGGCCCGCTGGGCTCCATCCGTAACCTGGCTATGGAGAAAGTTGCCAATTCTGTACTATTCCCATGTAAATATGCCTCTTCCGGATGCGAGATAACTCTGCCACACACCGAAAAAGCAGACCACGAGGAGCTGTGTGAGTTTAGGCCTTactcctgtccctgtcccggtGCGTCATGTAAATGGCAAGGTTCTCTGGATGCCGTCATGCCACATCTGATGCATCAACATAAGTCAATTACAACACTTCAGGGAGAAGATATAGTGTTCCTTGCTACAGACATTAATCTTCCTGGTGCTGTTGACTGGGTCATGATGCAGTCTTGTTTTGGCTTTCATTTCATGTTAGTAttggagaaacaggaaaaatatgatGGTCACCAGCAGTTCTTTGCAATTGTACAGCTGATAGGAACACGCAAGCAAGCAGAAAACTTTGCTTATCGACTGGAGTTAAATGGTCATAGGCGGCGATTGACTTGGGAAGCAACTCCTCGATCCATTCATGAGGGAATTGCAACAGCCATTATGAATAGTGACTGTTTAGTCTTTGACACCAGCATTGCACAGCTCTTTGCAGAAAATGGCAATTTAGGCATCAACGTAACTATATCCATGTGTTGA
- the SIAH1 gene encoding E3 ubiquitin-protein ligase SIAH1 isoform X4, which yields MLAVIRRNEAGEEDMSRQTATALPTGTSKCTPSQRVPALTGTTASNNDLASLFECPVCFDYVLPPILQCQSGHLVCSNCRPKLTCCPTCRGPLGSIRNLAMEKVANSVLFPCKYASSGCEITLPHTEKADHEELCEFRPYSCPCPGASCKWQGSLDAVMPHLMHQHKSITTLQGEDIVFLATDINLPGAVDWVMMQSCFGFHFMLVLEKQEKYDGHQQFFAIVQLIGTRKQAENFAYRLELNGHRRRLTWEATPRSIHEGIATAIMNSDCLVFDTSIAQLFAENGNLGINVTISMC from the coding sequence ACATGAGCCGTCAGACTGCTACAGCACTACCTACAGGTACTTCCAAGTGTACGCCGTCGCAGAGGGTGCCTGCGCTGACGGGCACTACAGCTTCCAATAATGACTTGGCCAGTCTCTTTGAGTGTCCTGTCTGTTTTGACTATGTGCTGCCACCAATTCTTCAGTGTCAGAGTGGCCATCTTGTTTGTAGCAACTGTCGCCCCAAACTTACGTGCTGTCCAACTTGCCGAGGCCCGCTGGGCTCCATCCGTAACCTGGCTATGGAGAAAGTTGCCAATTCTGTACTATTCCCATGTAAATATGCCTCTTCCGGATGCGAGATAACTCTGCCACACACCGAAAAAGCAGACCACGAGGAGCTGTGTGAGTTTAGGCCTTactcctgtccctgtcccggtGCGTCATGTAAATGGCAAGGTTCTCTGGATGCCGTCATGCCACATCTGATGCATCAACATAAGTCAATTACAACACTTCAGGGAGAAGATATAGTGTTCCTTGCTACAGACATTAATCTTCCTGGTGCTGTTGACTGGGTCATGATGCAGTCTTGTTTTGGCTTTCATTTCATGTTAGTAttggagaaacaggaaaaatatgatGGTCACCAGCAGTTCTTTGCAATTGTACAGCTGATAGGAACACGCAAGCAAGCAGAAAACTTTGCTTATCGACTGGAGTTAAATGGTCATAGGCGGCGATTGACTTGGGAAGCAACTCCTCGATCCATTCATGAGGGAATTGCAACAGCCATTATGAATAGTGACTGTTTAGTCTTTGACACCAGCATTGCACAGCTCTTTGCAGAAAATGGCAATTTAGGCATCAACGTAACTATATCCATGTGTTGA
- the SIAH1 gene encoding E3 ubiquitin-protein ligase SIAH1 isoform X3, whose product MSGRSACGFLHWWKGALCACLPGSKACQGQDMSRQTATALPTGTSKCTPSQRVPALTGTTASNNDLASLFECPVCFDYVLPPILQCQSGHLVCSNCRPKLTCCPTCRGPLGSIRNLAMEKVANSVLFPCKYASSGCEITLPHTEKADHEELCEFRPYSCPCPGASCKWQGSLDAVMPHLMHQHKSITTLQGEDIVFLATDINLPGAVDWVMMQSCFGFHFMLVLEKQEKYDGHQQFFAIVQLIGTRKQAENFAYRLELNGHRRRLTWEATPRSIHEGIATAIMNSDCLVFDTSIAQLFAENGNLGINVTISMC is encoded by the coding sequence ACATGAGCCGTCAGACTGCTACAGCACTACCTACAGGTACTTCCAAGTGTACGCCGTCGCAGAGGGTGCCTGCGCTGACGGGCACTACAGCTTCCAATAATGACTTGGCCAGTCTCTTTGAGTGTCCTGTCTGTTTTGACTATGTGCTGCCACCAATTCTTCAGTGTCAGAGTGGCCATCTTGTTTGTAGCAACTGTCGCCCCAAACTTACGTGCTGTCCAACTTGCCGAGGCCCGCTGGGCTCCATCCGTAACCTGGCTATGGAGAAAGTTGCCAATTCTGTACTATTCCCATGTAAATATGCCTCTTCCGGATGCGAGATAACTCTGCCACACACCGAAAAAGCAGACCACGAGGAGCTGTGTGAGTTTAGGCCTTactcctgtccctgtcccggtGCGTCATGTAAATGGCAAGGTTCTCTGGATGCCGTCATGCCACATCTGATGCATCAACATAAGTCAATTACAACACTTCAGGGAGAAGATATAGTGTTCCTTGCTACAGACATTAATCTTCCTGGTGCTGTTGACTGGGTCATGATGCAGTCTTGTTTTGGCTTTCATTTCATGTTAGTAttggagaaacaggaaaaatatgatGGTCACCAGCAGTTCTTTGCAATTGTACAGCTGATAGGAACACGCAAGCAAGCAGAAAACTTTGCTTATCGACTGGAGTTAAATGGTCATAGGCGGCGATTGACTTGGGAAGCAACTCCTCGATCCATTCATGAGGGAATTGCAACAGCCATTATGAATAGTGACTGTTTAGTCTTTGACACCAGCATTGCACAGCTCTTTGCAGAAAATGGCAATTTAGGCATCAACGTAACTATATCCATGTGTTGA
- the SIAH1 gene encoding E3 ubiquitin-protein ligase SIAH1 isoform X6, with protein sequence MSRQTATALPTGTSKCTPSQRVPALTGTTASNNDLASLFECPVCFDYVLPPILQCQSGHLVCSNCRPKLTCCPTCRGPLGSIRNLAMEKVANSVLFPCKYASSGCEITLPHTEKADHEELCEFRPYSCPCPGASCKWQGSLDAVMPHLMHQHKSITTLQGEDIVFLATDINLPGAVDWVMMQSCFGFHFMLVLEKQEKYDGHQQFFAIVQLIGTRKQAENFAYRLELNGHRRRLTWEATPRSIHEGIATAIMNSDCLVFDTSIAQLFAENGNLGINVTISMC encoded by the coding sequence ATGAGCCGTCAGACTGCTACAGCACTACCTACAGGTACTTCCAAGTGTACGCCGTCGCAGAGGGTGCCTGCGCTGACGGGCACTACAGCTTCCAATAATGACTTGGCCAGTCTCTTTGAGTGTCCTGTCTGTTTTGACTATGTGCTGCCACCAATTCTTCAGTGTCAGAGTGGCCATCTTGTTTGTAGCAACTGTCGCCCCAAACTTACGTGCTGTCCAACTTGCCGAGGCCCGCTGGGCTCCATCCGTAACCTGGCTATGGAGAAAGTTGCCAATTCTGTACTATTCCCATGTAAATATGCCTCTTCCGGATGCGAGATAACTCTGCCACACACCGAAAAAGCAGACCACGAGGAGCTGTGTGAGTTTAGGCCTTactcctgtccctgtcccggtGCGTCATGTAAATGGCAAGGTTCTCTGGATGCCGTCATGCCACATCTGATGCATCAACATAAGTCAATTACAACACTTCAGGGAGAAGATATAGTGTTCCTTGCTACAGACATTAATCTTCCTGGTGCTGTTGACTGGGTCATGATGCAGTCTTGTTTTGGCTTTCATTTCATGTTAGTAttggagaaacaggaaaaatatgatGGTCACCAGCAGTTCTTTGCAATTGTACAGCTGATAGGAACACGCAAGCAAGCAGAAAACTTTGCTTATCGACTGGAGTTAAATGGTCATAGGCGGCGATTGACTTGGGAAGCAACTCCTCGATCCATTCATGAGGGAATTGCAACAGCCATTATGAATAGTGACTGTTTAGTCTTTGACACCAGCATTGCACAGCTCTTTGCAGAAAATGGCAATTTAGGCATCAACGTAACTATATCCATGTGTTGA